Proteins encoded together in one Priestia aryabhattai window:
- a CDS encoding MFS transporter codes for MKSSRVLYWKLSAYFFFFFFTWSSSASLFPIWLKQELNLSGSATGLIFSVNAIFALCIQPVYGYISDKIGLKKNILSFISLLLVFVGPFYIYIYGPLLKYNVILGAAVGAIYLGVGISAGIGAIETYVEKISRKYDFEYGKSRMWGSLGWASATFFAGQLFNINPNINFWVASISAIILVAIILSVKIEVTNYELEKAESVKLKDVGQLFLLKKFWFLMMYVIGVTCVYSVYDQQFPIYYTSLFATEATGNQVFGYLSSFQVFLEAGMMFIAPFIVNKIGAKNGLLLAGLLMALRIIGSGLVVGPVGISSMKLIHALELPIMLIAIFKYFAANFDTRLSSVLYLVGFQAASQIGASLLSPFAGKLYDMIGFRHTYLILGTMVLCFTIISMFTLLSSNKSKGLEGNIKDIKQVI; via the coding sequence ATGAAAAGTTCAAGAGTTCTCTATTGGAAGTTAAGTGCTTATTTTTTCTTTTTCTTTTTTACTTGGTCTTCTAGCGCCTCTTTATTTCCTATTTGGTTAAAGCAAGAATTAAATTTAAGTGGATCAGCCACAGGTTTAATTTTCTCTGTAAACGCTATCTTCGCATTGTGTATACAGCCTGTATATGGCTATATCTCCGACAAGATAGGCCTAAAGAAAAATATATTATCTTTTATTAGTCTACTGCTTGTATTTGTAGGACCATTTTATATTTACATATATGGACCACTATTAAAATATAATGTGATTTTAGGTGCGGCTGTGGGAGCTATTTATTTAGGAGTTGGTATTTCTGCAGGTATTGGTGCCATTGAAACTTATGTTGAAAAAATTAGCCGTAAATACGATTTCGAGTACGGAAAGTCTAGAATGTGGGGTTCCTTAGGCTGGGCTTCAGCTACTTTTTTCGCAGGTCAGCTGTTTAATATCAATCCTAATATCAACTTTTGGGTGGCATCTATTTCAGCAATTATCTTAGTTGCAATTATTTTATCAGTGAAAATAGAAGTCACAAACTATGAATTAGAAAAAGCTGAATCCGTTAAATTAAAAGATGTTGGACAACTTTTTCTCTTAAAGAAGTTTTGGTTTTTGATGATGTATGTGATTGGAGTAACGTGTGTATATAGCGTGTACGATCAGCAATTTCCAATTTATTACACATCTTTATTCGCTACTGAAGCTACGGGGAATCAAGTATTTGGATATTTAAGTTCTTTTCAAGTATTTTTAGAGGCTGGAATGATGTTTATTGCACCTTTTATTGTAAATAAAATTGGAGCCAAAAACGGACTATTATTAGCCGGTCTTCTAATGGCACTTCGTATTATTGGGTCAGGGCTTGTAGTGGGGCCGGTTGGTATTTCCTCAATGAAATTAATACATGCATTAGAATTACCAATTATGTTGATTGCTATTTTTAAATATTTTGCAGCTAACTTCGATACACGACTATCTTCCGTTTTATATTTAGTTGGATTTCAGGCTGCCTCTCAAATAGGTGCATCTCTGTTATCACCTTTTGCAGGTAAATTATACGATATGATAGGGTTTCGTCATACCTACCTTATTCTAGGAACAATGGTCCTTTGTTTTACTATTATTTCAATGTTCACCTTATTAAGTTCTAATAAAAGTAAGGGTTTAGAAGGAAATATAAAGGACATAAAACAAGTTATATAA
- a CDS encoding glycoside hydrolase family 32 protein, with the protein MFTTNKLQQAQEASDNAKGKVNERYRLGYHIMAPANWINDPNGLVQYKGEYHVFYQHHPYDENWGPMHWGHVKSKDLVHWEHLPIALAPGDTCDTDGCFSGSAVDNDGELTLIYTGHHYIDKEKDLFYQNQNLAVSTDGVTFHKIAENPVIPEPPTNSSHHFRDPKVWKHKDSWYMVVGNSTKENVGRVILYCSPDLRKWSYIGVLAQGNEKLGFMWECPDFFELEGKYVLMISPQGIKKDGNLYNNLFQTGYLIGDYNYETNEFIHGSFNELDNGHDFYAVQTLLDEKGRRIAIGWMDMWESDMPTKEDGWCGALTLPREVTLGENDKVLMNPVEELKLLREIEHNILANVISNSYLIETNEDLLEIKAVFDLTNCNAQSVGIRIRGINQEETVLTYHLDKQTLKLDCSKSGKVEDGVRNTILRANQELSLRIFIDRSSIEVFANEGQATMTSRIYPTEDRLGIEVFADVEDVKIKELTYWKLKDIWK; encoded by the coding sequence ATGTTCACAACAAACAAACTTCAACAAGCGCAGGAAGCATCAGATAATGCAAAAGGAAAAGTTAATGAACGATATCGTTTAGGTTATCATATCATGGCACCCGCCAACTGGATCAATGATCCAAATGGGTTGGTACAATATAAAGGAGAATACCACGTATTTTATCAACATCACCCTTACGATGAAAACTGGGGTCCAATGCACTGGGGACATGTAAAAAGTAAAGATCTTGTTCATTGGGAACACTTGCCTATTGCTCTTGCACCTGGAGATACTTGTGATACAGACGGATGTTTTTCTGGAAGTGCGGTAGATAACGATGGTGAATTAACGTTGATCTATACAGGTCATCACTATATAGACAAAGAAAAAGATCTATTTTATCAAAATCAAAATCTTGCTGTTAGTACCGATGGTGTCACATTTCATAAGATTGCAGAAAATCCAGTAATTCCTGAACCACCTACGAATAGTAGTCATCATTTCCGTGACCCTAAAGTATGGAAACACAAAGATAGTTGGTATATGGTAGTAGGAAATTCGACTAAGGAGAATGTAGGCAGAGTAATTTTATACTGTTCTCCAGATTTACGTAAGTGGTCATACATTGGTGTATTGGCACAAGGAAACGAAAAACTCGGATTTATGTGGGAATGTCCAGATTTCTTTGAATTAGAAGGAAAATACGTTCTCATGATTTCTCCACAAGGTATTAAAAAGGATGGGAATTTATACAATAACCTATTCCAGACGGGATATTTAATTGGAGATTACAATTACGAAACAAACGAGTTTATACACGGATCATTTAATGAGTTAGACAATGGACATGATTTTTATGCAGTTCAAACGTTATTAGATGAAAAAGGGCGTCGAATTGCTATTGGTTGGATGGATATGTGGGAGTCAGATATGCCAACAAAAGAAGATGGATGGTGTGGAGCACTTACATTACCACGTGAAGTTACCTTAGGAGAGAATGATAAAGTTCTAATGAATCCTGTGGAAGAATTAAAATTATTGCGTGAGATTGAACATAATATACTTGCCAATGTGATCTCTAATAGTTATTTAATAGAAACAAACGAAGATTTACTTGAAATAAAAGCTGTGTTTGACTTAACCAATTGTAACGCTCAGTCGGTTGGGATAAGAATTCGTGGAATTAACCAGGAAGAGACTGTATTAACGTATCACTTAGACAAACAAACACTAAAACTCGATTGTTCTAAGTCTGGTAAAGTTGAAGACGGTGTAAGAAATACCATTCTTAGAGCAAATCAAGAGCTTTCCTTACGCATATTTATTGATCGATCCTCTATTGAAGTATTTGCAAATGAGGGACAAGCAACTATGACAAGTCGTATTTATCCAACTGAAGATAGATTAGGCATTGAAGTATTTGCAGATGTTGAAGATGTAAAGATTAAGGAATTAACATATTGGAAGTTAAAAGATATCTGGAAATAA
- a CDS encoding carbohydrate kinase family protein yields MKRVFCIGETLIDFIPVQKEKSLKEVNSFERVAGGAPMNVAIAIAKYGGNSVMLTKIANDSFGDYLVDVLKGNGVDTSYIIRCNEGETGLAFVSVDKLGDRDFSFYRKNSADLLLLPNEVKVDWFNKGDLLHFCSVDLVESPMKQTHIKVIDSFQKMDGIVSFDPNVRLPLWPNKESCRRTILDFLPLADIVKVSDEELFFITNIKEEREAINSLFVGNVKVVVYTKGKGGAIIYLENGEQFEDKGFKVTVSDTTGAGDAFIGGFLSELLSIDISSDNLCEKISEHHQQLLTFANASGALTASVKGAIQAAPGKQHIMNFIAIQRSKLV; encoded by the coding sequence TTGAAAAGAGTTTTTTGTATTGGTGAAACATTAATTGATTTTATTCCTGTTCAAAAAGAAAAGTCTTTAAAAGAAGTTAATAGTTTTGAACGTGTGGCTGGGGGAGCTCCTATGAACGTTGCAATTGCGATTGCAAAATACGGAGGGAATTCTGTTATGCTAACCAAAATAGCTAATGATAGTTTTGGTGATTATTTAGTAGACGTGCTTAAAGGGAATGGAGTAGATACTTCCTACATTATTCGATGTAACGAAGGAGAGACCGGTTTGGCATTCGTATCTGTAGATAAGTTGGGAGATAGAGACTTTAGTTTTTACAGAAAGAATTCAGCTGATTTATTACTTTTACCAAACGAGGTGAAAGTAGATTGGTTTAATAAGGGAGACCTTCTTCATTTTTGTTCAGTAGATTTAGTCGAAAGTCCAATGAAACAAACCCATATAAAAGTAATAGATAGTTTTCAAAAAATGGATGGGATTGTCAGTTTTGACCCAAATGTTCGTCTTCCCTTATGGCCTAATAAAGAAAGTTGTCGTCGAACAATTTTAGACTTTTTACCTTTAGCAGATATTGTGAAAGTATCGGATGAAGAACTATTTTTTATAACTAATATTAAGGAAGAAAGAGAAGCTATTAACTCTCTTTTTGTTGGTAACGTAAAAGTGGTAGTTTATACAAAAGGAAAAGGTGGAGCTATTATTTATTTAGAAAATGGAGAACAATTTGAGGATAAAGGATTTAAAGTAACTGTTTCAGATACAACCGGAGCAGGTGATGCATTTATAGGTGGTTTTTTATCTGAATTGCTTTCAATTGATATATCAAGTGACAATCTATGTGAAAAAATTAGTGAACATCATCAACAATTGCTTACCTTTGCTAATGCAAGTGGTGCGCTCACTGCTTCAGTGAAAGGAGCGATTCAGGCCGCACCTGGGAAACAACATATAATGAATTTTATTGCTATTCAAAGAAGTAAATTAGTTTAA
- a CDS encoding sugar O-acetyltransferase, which translates to MKTEKEKMLGGEMYNPADTQLVKDRENARRQVRIYNETLETEGNKRTKLLKELFGYTGENVYMEPNIRVDYGYNIYVGENFFANFDCVILDVCKVRFGDNCLLGPGVHIYTATHPIDPNERNSGQEYAKPIIFGDNVWIGGSSVINPGVMIGDNVVIASGSVVTKDIPSNVVVGGNPAKIIKKLETKVIRKFR; encoded by the coding sequence ATGAAAACTGAAAAAGAGAAGATGTTAGGTGGAGAAATGTATAATCCTGCAGATACTCAATTAGTAAAAGATCGAGAAAATGCGAGGAGGCAAGTTAGAATATATAATGAGACTTTGGAGACTGAAGGTAACAAACGTACTAAACTATTAAAAGAATTATTTGGTTACACTGGGGAAAACGTATATATGGAACCAAATATCAGAGTTGACTATGGCTATAATATATATGTTGGCGAAAACTTTTTTGCAAACTTTGATTGTGTCATCCTAGACGTTTGTAAAGTGAGGTTTGGAGATAATTGTTTACTTGGTCCTGGTGTACATATCTATACAGCAACTCATCCAATTGACCCAAATGAACGGAATTCAGGACAGGAATACGCAAAACCAATTATTTTTGGAGATAATGTATGGATTGGTGGAAGTTCAGTGATAAATCCAGGAGTGATGATAGGAGACAATGTTGTTATTGCATCTGGCTCAGTAGTGACTAAAGACATACCTAGCAATGTAGTGGTGGGAGGGAATCCAGCGAAAATCATTAAGAAATTGGAAACTAAGGTTATAAGAAAATTTCGCTGA